A single uncultured Cohaesibacter sp. DNA region contains:
- a CDS encoding sialidase family protein: MKIVGTKTIPTPCRSNHASNLLAMEGGDMLCTWFGGTMEGTADISIYLSRFDAAADRWLDPVKMSKDPARSEQNPALFRHPSGEIWLLYTAQLKTDQGTAIVRRRRSVDEGRSWAPIETLFDRQGTFIRHPPVVNPQGILLMPIWHSNIQNAFGNDKSLVYASGDSGLNWDLWEVPESTGCVHMNILPSCRVAFFRRRPADRIFRSLSDDGGLSWSAPEPTTLRNNNSSIQACEASNGRLYIIYNDSAAEGRASESPVPPWVQNREEFLAQCNITDSKLAAVWGVPRNPLKIASSTDLGASWTHELTVEDDETLHSANDDHGAFVGDYSYPSIIEAPDGEMHVSYSYLRDAIKHVTLKF; encoded by the coding sequence ATGAAGATCGTAGGTACCAAGACAATTCCGACACCCTGCCGCAGCAACCATGCGTCCAATCTTCTGGCTATGGAAGGCGGGGACATGCTCTGCACATGGTTCGGCGGAACCATGGAAGGCACGGCCGACATCAGCATCTATCTCAGCCGCTTTGATGCTGCGGCGGACAGGTGGCTGGATCCGGTCAAGATGAGCAAGGATCCCGCGCGCTCCGAGCAGAATCCGGCGCTTTTTCGCCATCCATCCGGTGAAATCTGGCTGCTCTATACCGCACAATTGAAGACCGATCAGGGCACCGCCATCGTCCGTCGTCGTCGCTCTGTCGACGAAGGCAGAAGCTGGGCCCCGATAGAAACGCTGTTTGACCGTCAGGGAACCTTCATCCGTCATCCTCCAGTGGTCAATCCTCAGGGTATCCTGCTGATGCCGATCTGGCATTCCAACATCCAGAATGCCTTTGGTAACGACAAGTCCCTTGTCTATGCCTCCGGTGATAGCGGTCTTAACTGGGACCTGTGGGAAGTGCCGGAAAGCACGGGCTGTGTTCACATGAACATCCTGCCAAGCTGCAGGGTCGCCTTCTTCCGTCGTCGGCCAGCTGACAGGATTTTTCGCTCATTGTCCGATGATGGCGGGCTGTCCTGGTCAGCACCGGAGCCGACCACTCTGCGAAACAACAATTCGTCCATTCAGGCCTGTGAGGCCAGCAACGGCCGCCTCTACATCATCTACAACGACAGCGCAGCTGAAGGGCGGGCCAGCGAAAGCCCGGTGCCGCCGTGGGTGCAGAACCGCGAGGAATTCCTTGCTCAATGCAACATTACCGACAGCAAATTGGCTGCTGTCTGGGGCGTTCCGCGCAATCCGCTGAAGATCGCAAGCTCAACCGATCTCGGAGCGAGCTGGACCCATGAACTGACGGTCGAAGACGACGAAACCTTGCACTCGGCGAACGACGACCATGGCGCCTTCGTCGGCGACTATTCCTATCCGTCGATCATCGAAGCCCCCGACGGGGAGATGCACGTCAGCTACTCCTACCTCAGGGATGCCATCAAACACGTGACTTTGAAATTCTAG
- a CDS encoding four-carbon acid sugar kinase family protein: protein MIEGEKLAIIADDFTGAGDAGIHFARSGSRAELLLHISALEGAPLNEDAIAITTETRFLSPADAASVVARTIGLCQSSGYHAIYKKIDSTMRGNPGAEIEAALSVTGQSAAIICPAMPETGRTCVGGVIWLNGEPLHRSDIGSDPFHPLETSEIAEILKAQTTLPIGVLDLDDIEAGSIHMAERVRTLIAEGVRLITADATTIAHLQALARLVMSENLLPVGAGGFARAVAAEWAKGKKGRPETAPVHGPLLAIVGSLAPISLSQAKQAKHSGLFTSIQLSAHDTLEDMKQKCATALSHPGAEGLNVLLHIADDADKQTVSKQDGERVAALLGAAAVEICGIVPCKTVYSTGGSTSIAVAQAFGIQSVSLVNELLPGVVLGICESNDKGIEGFISKAGGFGEKDLLLTIASRIVQPCLAAQV, encoded by the coding sequence GTGATAGAGGGTGAAAAACTGGCCATTATCGCCGATGATTTTACCGGTGCTGGCGATGCCGGCATTCATTTCGCACGCTCAGGATCTCGTGCGGAATTGCTGCTTCACATCTCGGCACTGGAAGGAGCTCCTCTGAATGAGGACGCCATTGCCATCACGACCGAAACCCGGTTCCTTTCTCCCGCCGACGCAGCCTCTGTTGTTGCCCGCACCATCGGCCTTTGCCAGTCATCGGGCTATCACGCTATCTACAAGAAGATCGACTCGACCATGCGCGGCAATCCCGGTGCCGAGATCGAGGCTGCTCTGTCGGTGACTGGGCAGAGTGCGGCGATCATTTGCCCCGCCATGCCCGAAACAGGCCGAACCTGCGTCGGTGGCGTGATCTGGCTGAATGGAGAGCCACTGCATCGGTCCGATATCGGAAGCGACCCCTTCCATCCGCTCGAGACCTCAGAAATCGCCGAAATTCTGAAAGCGCAGACCACTCTTCCAATCGGGGTTCTCGATCTTGACGATATCGAAGCGGGCTCCATCCATATGGCCGAGCGCGTCAGAACCCTGATCGCCGAGGGTGTGCGTCTCATCACCGCCGATGCAACAACCATCGCACATCTCCAAGCGCTCGCCCGTCTCGTTATGTCGGAAAATCTCTTGCCCGTCGGAGCTGGTGGCTTCGCACGAGCGGTGGCCGCCGAATGGGCAAAAGGGAAAAAGGGGAGGCCCGAGACTGCCCCCGTACACGGGCCGTTGCTCGCCATCGTGGGCAGTCTTGCTCCGATTTCCCTTTCTCAGGCCAAACAGGCAAAACACAGCGGTTTGTTCACATCGATCCAGCTCAGTGCTCACGACACACTTGAGGACATGAAGCAGAAGTGCGCAACGGCCCTGTCTCATCCCGGGGCGGAAGGCCTCAATGTCCTGCTGCACATAGCCGATGATGCGGACAAGCAGACCGTTTCGAAACAGGATGGTGAGCGGGTTGCGGCGCTGCTCGGAGCAGCCGCTGTCGAAATATGCGGGATCGTGCCGTGCAAAACCGTCTACAGCACGGGCGGCAGCACTTCCATCGCAGTGGCTCAAGCGTTCGGGATTCAGTCCGTCAGCCTCGTCAATGAGTTGTTGCCCGGGGTTGTGCTTGGCATCTGCGAAAGCAACGACAAGGGGATTGAAGGCTTCATTTCAAAGGCGGGGGGCTTTGGCGAAAAAGACCTGCTGCTGACCATCGCATCGAGGATTGTACAACCATGTCTCGCCGCTCAAGTATAA
- a CDS encoding ABC transporter ATP-binding protein, producing MIESHYHVVSAKDLCLTFETNDGPVHALKDVNLTIDKGDFVSFIGPSGCGKTTFLRAIAALEHPTSGELLVNGTTPELARQDRAYGYVFQAAGLYPWRTIARNIKLPLEIMGFTRAEQNKRVERVLKLVDLEGFGNKFPWQLSGGMQQRASIARALAFDADILLMDEPFGALDEIVRDHLNEQLLHLWRSTGKTIGFVTHSIPEAVYLSTKIVVMSPRPGRITDVIESTLPAERPLSIRDSQEFIDIAHRVREGLRAGHGDDGGDGADA from the coding sequence ATGATCGAATCCCACTACCACGTGGTCTCTGCCAAGGATCTCTGCCTGACATTCGAGACCAATGACGGGCCGGTTCATGCCCTCAAGGATGTCAATCTGACCATCGACAAGGGCGACTTTGTCAGTTTCATCGGGCCGTCCGGTTGCGGCAAGACCACGTTCCTGCGCGCCATCGCTGCGCTTGAGCACCCCACATCGGGTGAATTGCTGGTCAATGGCACGACCCCCGAGCTTGCCCGTCAGGACCGCGCCTACGGCTATGTCTTTCAGGCCGCCGGTCTTTACCCGTGGCGAACCATCGCCCGCAACATCAAGCTTCCCCTCGAGATCATGGGGTTCACCCGTGCCGAGCAGAACAAGCGCGTCGAGCGCGTCCTGAAACTCGTCGACCTTGAGGGCTTTGGCAACAAGTTCCCATGGCAGCTGTCCGGCGGCATGCAACAACGCGCCTCCATTGCGCGCGCTCTCGCATTCGACGCCGATATCCTCTTGATGGACGAACCATTCGGTGCCCTCGATGAGATCGTCCGCGACCATCTCAATGAGCAGCTGCTGCATCTCTGGCGCTCGACCGGCAAGACCATCGGCTTTGTCACCCACTCGATCCCCGAGGCGGTTTACCTGTCGACCAAGATCGTCGTCATGAGTCCCCGTCCGGGCCGCATCACCGATGTCATCGAAAGCACCTTGCCCGCAGAGCGCCCGTTGTCGATCCGCGACAGTCAGGAATTCATCGACATCGCCCACCGGGTCCGCGAGGGCCTCAGAGCCGGTCACGGTGATGATGGGGGAGACGGCGCTGATGCGTAA
- the hydA gene encoding dihydropyrimidinase, with the protein MSTVIKGGTIVTADLTYDADVKIEDGIITEIGPNLTGDEVLDAAGCYVMPGGIDPHVHLEMPFMGTYSADDFGSGTRAAVSGGTTMVVDFCLPDPGQSLMDALMRWDNKSTRATCDYSFHMAITWWGEQVFNEMEAVVRQKGINTFKHFMAYKGSLMVNDDELFASFQRCAELGAMPLVHAENGDVVASMSARLLAEGNTGPEGHAYSRPPEVEGEATNRAIMIADMAGVPLYVVHTSCEQSHEAIRRAKQKGMRVYGEPLIQHLTLDESEYFDKDWDHSARRVMSPPFRNKQHQDSLWAGLQSGTLSCVATDHCAFTTDQKRYGVGDFTKIPNGTGGLEDRMPMLWTYGVTTGRLTMNEFVAVTSTNIAKILNMYPKKGAILVGADADIVVWDPKRSKTISAANQVSAIDYSVFEGKEVTGLPRFTLSRGKVLVEESTLKTEEGHGQFVGRQPYTAVNKALSTWKELVAPRPIVRTGIPASGV; encoded by the coding sequence ATGAGCACAGTGATCAAGGGCGGAACCATCGTCACCGCCGATCTGACCTACGATGCCGACGTGAAAATCGAAGACGGCATCATCACCGAAATCGGACCAAACCTCACCGGAGACGAAGTCCTTGATGCCGCAGGCTGCTATGTCATGCCCGGCGGTATCGATCCGCACGTTCACCTCGAAATGCCCTTCATGGGTACCTATTCGGCCGATGATTTCGGCAGTGGCACCCGCGCCGCCGTGTCCGGCGGCACCACCATGGTCGTCGACTTCTGCCTGCCCGATCCGGGCCAGAGCCTGATGGACGCCCTGATGCGCTGGGACAACAAGTCGACCCGCGCGACCTGCGACTATTCCTTCCATATGGCCATCACTTGGTGGGGCGAGCAGGTCTTCAACGAAATGGAAGCCGTGGTCCGTCAGAAGGGCATCAATACCTTCAAGCATTTCATGGCCTACAAGGGCTCGCTGATGGTCAATGACGACGAGCTGTTCGCCTCCTTCCAGCGCTGTGCCGAACTGGGCGCCATGCCGCTCGTTCATGCCGAGAATGGCGACGTGGTTGCATCCATGTCCGCCCGTCTGCTGGCTGAAGGCAACACCGGTCCGGAAGGCCACGCCTATTCCCGCCCGCCGGAAGTGGAAGGCGAAGCCACCAACCGCGCCATCATGATCGCCGACATGGCAGGCGTGCCGCTCTATGTGGTGCATACCTCCTGCGAGCAGAGCCACGAAGCCATTCGCCGCGCCAAACAGAAGGGCATGCGCGTCTATGGCGAGCCGCTGATCCAGCATCTGACCCTTGATGAGAGCGAATATTTCGACAAGGACTGGGATCATTCCGCTCGCCGCGTCATGAGCCCGCCGTTCCGCAACAAGCAGCATCAGGACAGCCTCTGGGCCGGTCTGCAGTCGGGCACCCTGTCGTGCGTCGCGACCGACCACTGCGCCTTCACCACCGACCAGAAGCGCTACGGCGTCGGCGATTTCACCAAGATCCCGAACGGCACCGGAGGCCTTGAAGACCGCATGCCGATGCTCTGGACCTATGGCGTGACCACCGGTCGTCTGACCATGAACGAGTTCGTGGCCGTGACTTCCACCAACATCGCCAAGATCCTCAACATGTACCCGAAAAAGGGCGCGATCCTTGTTGGGGCCGATGCCGATATCGTGGTTTGGGATCCGAAGCGCTCCAAGACCATCAGCGCCGCCAATCAGGTGTCAGCCATCGACTACAGCGTCTTCGAAGGCAAGGAAGTCACCGGTCTGCCGCGCTTCACCCTGTCGCGCGGCAAGGTGCTGGTCGAGGAAAGCACGCTCAAGACCGAGGAAGGGCACGGCCAGTTTGTTGGTCGCCAGCCTTACACCGCGGTCAACAAGGCGCTTTCCACCTGGAAGGAACTGGTCGCCCCGCGTCCGATTGTGCGCACCGGTATTCCGGCCTCAGGCGTATAA
- a CDS encoding aspartate aminotransferase family protein — protein sequence MQNDLSAFWMPFTANRQFKSAPRMFVSADGMYYQTADNRKVLDGTAGLWCCNAGHKRPKIVEAIKAQAEELDYAPAFQIGHPKAFELATKLRDMAPEGMEHVFFTNSGSESVETALKIALAYHRANGEGQRIRLIGRERGYHGVNFGGISVGGIPNNRRMFGSLLTGVDHLPSTHLPEQNSFVRGMPEHGADLADELLRIIALHGAETIAAVIVEPVAGSTGVLIPPKGYLERLRALTEQHGILLIFDEVITGFGRLGAPFATDYFGVTPDLITCAKGLTNGVIPMGAVLSTSKIHDAFMTGPEHLIELFHGYTYSGNPIASAAGIATLETYAEEGLFQRAADLASYWEDALHSLKGLPHVIDIRNIGLIGAIELQSIPGQPTKRAFDCFIKAFEKGVLIRTTGDIIALSPPLIIEKEQIDQIFDTLKTILKELD from the coding sequence ATGCAAAATGATCTTTCGGCATTCTGGATGCCGTTCACTGCCAACAGGCAGTTCAAGTCTGCCCCACGAATGTTCGTCTCGGCTGACGGTATGTATTATCAGACGGCAGACAATCGGAAAGTGCTTGATGGCACCGCCGGGCTGTGGTGCTGCAATGCTGGCCACAAGCGTCCTAAGATCGTGGAGGCGATCAAGGCGCAGGCCGAAGAACTCGATTATGCACCGGCGTTTCAGATTGGCCACCCGAAGGCCTTCGAGCTGGCCACCAAGCTGCGCGACATGGCTCCCGAAGGCATGGAGCATGTCTTTTTCACCAACTCCGGCTCCGAGAGTGTTGAGACGGCGCTGAAGATCGCGCTTGCCTATCACCGCGCAAACGGGGAGGGGCAACGCATCCGCCTCATCGGTCGCGAGCGTGGCTATCACGGCGTGAACTTTGGCGGCATCTCGGTTGGTGGTATCCCCAACAACCGCCGCATGTTCGGCTCGCTGCTGACGGGCGTCGATCATCTGCCTTCGACCCATCTGCCGGAGCAGAATAGCTTTGTGCGTGGTATGCCCGAGCATGGGGCTGACCTCGCCGACGAGCTCCTGCGCATCATCGCGCTCCACGGCGCGGAAACCATCGCCGCCGTGATCGTCGAGCCTGTCGCCGGATCGACCGGCGTGCTCATTCCGCCCAAGGGCTATCTCGAACGCCTTCGTGCGCTCACCGAACAGCATGGCATCCTCTTGATCTTCGACGAAGTCATCACCGGTTTCGGTCGCCTTGGTGCACCGTTTGCTACCGACTATTTCGGCGTGACACCGGATCTCATTACCTGCGCCAAGGGGCTCACCAACGGCGTCATCCCGATGGGCGCAGTGCTCAGCACGTCCAAGATCCACGATGCCTTCATGACCGGCCCGGAGCATCTCATCGAGCTGTTTCATGGCTACACCTATTCGGGCAACCCGATTGCCTCTGCCGCCGGCATTGCGACGCTAGAGACCTATGCCGAGGAAGGCCTCTTCCAGCGCGCTGCCGACCTCGCTAGCTACTGGGAAGATGCCCTCCATAGCCTCAAGGGGCTGCCGCATGTGATCGACATCCGCAACATCGGCCTCATTGGGGCTATCGAGTTGCAGTCGATCCCCGGCCAGCCGACCAAACGCGCCTTCGACTGCTTCATCAAGGCTTTCGAAAAGGGCGTCCTCATTCGCACGACGGGTGACATCATCGCCCTGTCGCCGCCACTCATCATTGAAAAAGAACAGATCGATCAGATCTTCGACACGCTGAAGACGATCCTCAAGGAGCTCGACTAA
- a CDS encoding CoA-acylating methylmalonate-semialdehyde dehydrogenase, whose product MYQVKNLINGDMIASTSGRESAVFNPATGEQIGTVGLSSEAEINGAVAAAKAALPAWAALAPAKRARVMFSYAALVREKADDIAREISREHGKTHDDALGEVARALEVIEYACAIPELLKGEFSRNVGTGIDTHSERQPLGVVAGITPFNFPAMVPMWMFPMAIACGNTFVLKPSERDPSAATFVCELLMQAGLPKGVINVVHGDKSAVDTLLDHPDIKAVSFVGSTPIAEYVYRRGTDSAKRVQALGGAKNHMIIMPDADMEQAADALMGAGFGSAGERCMAVSVAVPIGEETATKLVDALKPKVEALKIGPSTDEAAEMGPVITAEAKARITGLIDSGVEQGAELVVDGRGFQLQGYENGYFVGGTLFDKVKPDMDIYKTEIFGPVLSVLEPQTFETAVKLINEHEYGNGTAIFTRNGDAARKFSSGIEVGMVGINVPIPVPVAFHSFGGWKRSSFGSHGIYGPEAIHFYTRLKTTTTRWPEGMSEGAVFTFPS is encoded by the coding sequence ATGTATCAGGTCAAGAATCTCATCAACGGGGACATGATTGCCTCGACCTCAGGCCGAGAAAGCGCAGTCTTCAACCCCGCGACTGGGGAGCAGATCGGTACGGTCGGGCTGTCAAGCGAAGCCGAGATCAACGGAGCCGTGGCCGCGGCCAAGGCCGCGCTGCCCGCTTGGGCGGCTCTTGCTCCGGCCAAGCGCGCCCGCGTGATGTTCTCCTACGCAGCGCTGGTGCGCGAAAAGGCCGATGACATCGCCCGCGAAATCAGCCGCGAGCATGGCAAGACCCATGATGATGCGCTGGGCGAAGTTGCACGCGCTCTCGAAGTGATCGAATATGCCTGCGCCATCCCCGAGCTGCTGAAAGGCGAGTTCTCCCGCAATGTCGGGACAGGCATCGACACCCATTCCGAGCGCCAACCGCTTGGCGTCGTGGCCGGGATCACGCCGTTCAATTTCCCCGCCATGGTGCCCATGTGGATGTTCCCGATGGCGATTGCCTGCGGCAACACCTTCGTGCTGAAACCGTCCGAACGCGATCCCTCTGCTGCCACCTTTGTCTGCGAACTGCTGATGCAGGCAGGCTTGCCCAAGGGCGTGATCAACGTCGTGCATGGCGACAAGAGCGCCGTCGACACGCTGCTTGATCATCCCGACATCAAGGCGGTGAGCTTCGTCGGCTCGACCCCGATTGCCGAATATGTCTATCGCCGTGGCACCGACAGTGCCAAGCGTGTACAGGCCCTCGGTGGTGCCAAAAACCACATGATCATCATGCCGGACGCCGACATGGAGCAGGCCGCCGACGCCCTGATGGGTGCCGGGTTCGGCTCCGCTGGCGAGCGCTGCATGGCCGTCTCGGTTGCCGTGCCCATCGGCGAGGAGACCGCAACCAAGCTCGTTGATGCATTGAAGCCCAAGGTCGAGGCTCTCAAGATCGGCCCGTCCACGGACGAAGCCGCCGAAATGGGTCCGGTCATCACCGCTGAGGCCAAGGCTCGTATCACCGGCCTCATCGACAGCGGCGTGGAGCAGGGGGCCGAGCTTGTGGTCGACGGTCGCGGCTTCCAGCTTCAGGGCTATGAGAATGGCTATTTCGTTGGCGGCACTTTGTTTGACAAAGTCAAGCCGGACATGGACATCTACAAGACCGAGATTTTCGGCCCGGTCCTCTCCGTTCTCGAGCCGCAGACCTTCGAGACTGCGGTCAAGCTGATCAACGAGCACGAATATGGCAACGGCACCGCCATCTTTACCCGCAATGGTGACGCTGCCCGCAAATTTTCCAGCGGCATCGAGGTCGGCATGGTCGGCATCAATGTGCCGATCCCCGTACCGGTCGCCTTCCATTCCTTTGGCGGCTGGAAGCGTTCGAGCTTCGGCTCGCACGGCATTTATGGCCCCGAGGCCATTCATTTTTATACAAGACTTAAAACCACAACAACACGTTGGCCCGAAGGCATGTCCGAGGGCGCAGTGTTCACCTTCCCCAGCTAG
- a CDS encoding TetR family transcriptional regulator C-terminal domain-containing protein, which yields MEAQQATKQQLNREKNIEKILSAAEIIFAEFGYSGASISKIADEAGLPKSNIVYYFSTKELLYRTVVEDIFNVWRQAADEIRDDADPKYALGSYIDTKMELARTRPYGSKVWANEIIQGAPIVQDYLESELRSWTEERVAVMNKWITDGKIRAISPKHLLFAIWATTQHYADFKHQITTLNEGSDLSDDQWQETKKAVKELLLFGICT from the coding sequence ATGGAAGCTCAACAAGCAACCAAGCAGCAATTAAACCGTGAAAAGAACATTGAAAAGATTCTGTCAGCCGCAGAAATCATATTCGCAGAGTTTGGCTATAGTGGGGCCTCGATCAGCAAGATTGCAGATGAAGCGGGTTTACCAAAGTCGAATATCGTTTATTACTTTTCAACCAAAGAACTGCTCTATCGCACTGTCGTAGAAGACATTTTCAACGTCTGGAGACAAGCGGCAGACGAGATCCGCGATGATGCCGATCCCAAGTATGCGCTCGGCAGCTATATCGACACCAAAATGGAACTTGCGCGCACGCGGCCCTATGGTTCCAAGGTTTGGGCAAACGAGATCATTCAGGGAGCGCCCATCGTTCAGGACTATCTGGAATCGGAGCTGAGATCCTGGACCGAGGAGCGCGTCGCGGTGATGAACAAGTGGATCACTGACGGCAAGATCCGCGCCATCAGCCCCAAGCATCTTCTCTTCGCAATCTGGGCGACAACCCAGCATTATGCCGACTTCAAACACCAGATCACGACGCTCAACGAGGGCAGCGACCTGTCCGACGATCAGTGGCAGGAAACGAAAAAGGCTGTGAAAGAACTGCTGCTGTTCGGCATCTGTACATAG
- a CDS encoding Zn-dependent hydrolase codes for MKKNLRVDSDRLWQSIMDMAKIGPGIAGGNNRQTLTDEDAEGRALFKSWCDDAGLTMGVDKMGTMFMRREGTDPDALPVYVGSHLDTQPTGGKYDGVLGVLSALELVRTLNDADIKTKHPIVVTNWANEEGARFSPPMLSSGVFAGVNTLDYAYGRKDLEGKTYGEELERIGWVGDEEVGARKMHAYFEYHIEQGPILEAENKEIGVVTHCQGLWWLEFTLTGKEAHTGSTPMAMRVNAGLAMARIFEMVQDVTMAAQPNAVGGVGQVTFSPNSRNVLPGTVVFTVDIRTVDIDKLNSMRDQIKEKAAVICEELGVGCSVEQVGQFDPVTFDPSLVEKVRNAAIELGYSHMDIVSGAGHDACWAAKVAPTTMIMCPCVDGLSHNEAEDISQEWATAGADVLLRAVLETAEIVE; via the coding sequence ATGAAGAAAAATCTTCGAGTGGATTCGGATCGCCTTTGGCAGTCCATCATGGACATGGCAAAGATCGGCCCCGGCATCGCGGGCGGCAACAACCGTCAAACACTGACCGACGAAGACGCGGAAGGCCGCGCCCTGTTCAAGAGCTGGTGTGATGATGCAGGCCTGACCATGGGCGTCGACAAGATGGGCACCATGTTCATGCGCCGCGAAGGCACCGATCCCGATGCCCTGCCGGTCTATGTCGGCTCTCACCTTGATACCCAGCCGACTGGCGGCAAATACGATGGCGTGCTCGGCGTGCTGAGTGCTCTTGAGCTGGTCCGCACCCTCAATGATGCAGATATCAAGACCAAGCACCCGATCGTCGTGACCAACTGGGCCAACGAGGAAGGCGCGCGTTTCTCGCCGCCGATGCTGTCGTCTGGCGTATTTGCTGGCGTCAACACTCTCGACTATGCCTATGGCCGCAAGGATCTGGAAGGCAAGACCTACGGCGAAGAGCTGGAGCGCATCGGCTGGGTCGGTGACGAGGAAGTCGGCGCCCGCAAGATGCACGCCTATTTCGAATATCACATCGAGCAGGGCCCGATCCTTGAAGCCGAGAACAAGGAAATCGGCGTCGTCACCCATTGTCAGGGACTGTGGTGGCTCGAATTCACCCTGACCGGCAAGGAAGCGCACACCGGCTCCACGCCGATGGCCATGCGCGTCAATGCAGGCCTCGCCATGGCTCGCATCTTCGAGATGGTGCAGGACGTCACCATGGCCGCCCAGCCCAACGCCGTCGGCGGGGTAGGGCAGGTGACCTTCTCGCCCAACTCGCGCAACGTGCTGCCGGGTACTGTAGTCTTCACCGTCGACATCCGCACCGTCGATATCGATAAGCTCAATTCCATGCGCGACCAGATCAAGGAAAAGGCTGCTGTTATCTGTGAAGAGCTCGGCGTTGGCTGCTCGGTGGAGCAGGTCGGCCAGTTCGATCCCGTCACCTTCGATCCGAGCCTTGTTGAAAAGGTCCGCAATGCGGCCATCGAGCTCGGCTACAGCCATATGGATATCGTCTCGGGCGCTGGACATGATGCCTGCTGGGCTGCCAAGGTTGCTCCGACCACGATGATCATGTGCCCATGCGTTGATGGCCTCAGCCACAACGAAGCCGAAGACATCAGTCAGGAATGGGCGACCGCTGGCGCAGACGTGCTGCTCCGCGCCGTGCTCGAAACCGCCGAGATCGTGGAATAG
- a CDS encoding dihydrodipicolinate synthase family protein produces the protein MMHPQPIVPIITCFGSDDTINYTAVRAQVRRQVDAGNGILVCDTIGDFTSLTHAEKVRLCAEVLEEADGRVAVYANVGMPSTYQSVLLGREIASLGVQGATVITPFFVQCSQSDLIAHYSKVADDIDTPVYLYNVPSRSCNPIEPETAFELAAHPNIHGIKDAGGEISKLDAYLAIAVEHEDFEIYVGVDGLIHSAFMNGAAGCMSDLGNILPKTLNGFCTDFREGRDEEAMKRLSLYCELGKDLEDLGPLPLIIRQLLYLMHESVGAGRQPVPVASPNLDRKLAAIIEKYAIV, from the coding sequence ATGATGCATCCTCAGCCGATTGTCCCGATCATCACCTGTTTCGGCAGCGACGATACCATCAACTACACCGCGGTCCGCGCGCAGGTGCGGCGGCAGGTGGATGCGGGCAACGGCATTCTGGTCTGCGACACGATTGGTGATTTCACCAGCCTGACCCACGCAGAAAAAGTCCGGCTCTGTGCCGAAGTGCTGGAGGAGGCGGACGGCAGGGTTGCTGTCTATGCCAATGTCGGCATGCCATCCACCTACCAGTCCGTGCTGCTCGGACGCGAGATCGCAAGTCTTGGGGTTCAGGGCGCAACGGTCATCACGCCATTTTTCGTTCAGTGCAGCCAAAGTGACCTGATCGCCCATTACAGCAAGGTCGCCGACGACATCGACACGCCGGTCTATCTCTATAATGTTCCCTCCCGCTCCTGCAATCCGATCGAGCCGGAAACGGCCTTCGAGCTCGCCGCGCACCCCAACATTCACGGCATCAAGGATGCCGGAGGCGAGATATCCAAGCTAGATGCCTATCTCGCCATAGCCGTAGAGCACGAGGATTTCGAGATTTACGTCGGCGTGGATGGCCTGATCCATTCGGCCTTCATGAACGGTGCTGCGGGGTGCATGTCCGATCTCGGCAATATCCTGCCAAAGACCCTCAACGGCTTTTGTACCGATTTCCGGGAAGGTCGGGACGAGGAAGCGATGAAGCGGCTGTCGCTCTATTGCGAGCTCGGCAAGGATCTGGAGGACCTCGGTCCTTTGCCGCTCATCATCAGGCAATTGCTCTATCTGATGCATGAGAGCGTCGGTGCCGGGCGGCAGCCGGTCCCGGTCGCCTCGCCAAATCTGGATCGAAAACTCGCCGCCATCATCGAAAAATACGCAATCGTCTGA